From a region of the Acinetobacter larvae genome:
- a CDS encoding MFS transporter, with amino-acid sequence MKASHKPIYLIAALYISTFLCLVDLSSVNLALGSIQDEFHSDMADLQWVIDSYALSLSSLMLAVGAVSQRIGRKNLWLLGVVIFIMGSVICALASNFSLLIIGRLVQGVAGAVLIPLALAIIAHHFQQPQDKAREIGRWSSFSAFSLIVGPLMGGLMVHHFGWQSIFWLNLPVGLLTLYLGYCGIEVDRETSSVPFDYLGLLYSAAAVATLTYSIIALQQAHWGHWLLLCILLFVAATMAFAWRQKHAQHPLIPNHLFKNKRFLAYNAISFILGFAGYSSLFVFALFYQNQVQLSAAQTGWLIAPQFLTQAVVSIAFAKLHQRFAVAHLLKIGLAISGLALLAMYSFQADSSLALFIVCGALMGIGVGLIVPGSSTLIMSSVDAEDGNFAAAILNTLRQLGMTMGIAVLGTGMTMIAALAQQHGDSAQHAELLAFHAAVLLMGALFLLAICFVRHR; translated from the coding sequence ATGAAAGCGAGCCATAAGCCGATTTATCTTATCGCGGCGCTGTATATCAGTACCTTTCTCTGTCTGGTCGATTTAAGTAGTGTCAACCTTGCACTAGGGAGTATTCAGGATGAATTTCATAGTGATATGGCAGATTTACAGTGGGTCATTGACAGTTATGCATTGAGTTTATCGAGTTTGATGCTGGCAGTTGGTGCGGTCAGTCAGCGTATTGGACGCAAAAACTTATGGTTACTTGGGGTCGTGATTTTTATCATGGGTTCAGTGATCTGTGCGCTCGCAAGCAATTTCAGTCTGTTGATTATTGGACGTCTGGTACAAGGTGTTGCGGGTGCTGTGCTGATTCCTTTGGCGCTGGCGATTATTGCCCATCATTTTCAGCAACCACAAGATAAGGCAAGAGAAATCGGACGTTGGAGCTCCTTTAGTGCTTTTTCGTTGATTGTCGGTCCCTTAATGGGCGGGCTGATGGTGCATCATTTTGGCTGGCAAAGTATTTTTTGGCTCAATCTTCCAGTTGGTCTATTGACGCTCTATCTTGGTTATTGTGGGATTGAGGTGGATCGAGAAACAAGCAGCGTACCTTTTGACTATTTAGGCTTACTCTATAGTGCAGCAGCTGTAGCAACATTGACCTATAGCATCATCGCTTTGCAACAAGCACATTGGGGGCATTGGCTATTGCTCTGTATCTTATTGTTTGTGGCTGCAACGATGGCCTTTGCATGGCGTCAAAAACATGCGCAGCATCCTTTGATTCCAAATCATTTATTTAAAAATAAGCGTTTTTTAGCCTATAACGCCATTTCTTTTATCTTGGGATTTGCCGGTTATAGTTCACTATTTGTTTTTGCACTGTTTTATCAAAATCAAGTGCAATTAAGCGCTGCCCAAACTGGCTGGCTGATTGCACCGCAATTTTTAACCCAAGCTGTGGTATCGATCGCTTTTGCCAAATTGCATCAACGTTTTGCCGTAGCGCATTTGTTAAAAATTGGTTTGGCGATTTCCGGTTTAGCATTATTGGCAATGTATAGTTTTCAGGCCGATTCAAGCTTGGCATTATTTATTGTTTGTGGTGCTTTGATGGGGATTGGTGTGGGACTCATTGTACCAGGCTCAAGTACCTTAATTATGAGCAGTGTTGATGCGGAAGATGGTAATTTCGCTGCAGCGATACTCAATACCTTACGCCAATTGGGGATGACCATGGGCATCGCTGTGTTGGGTACCGGCATGACCATGATTGCCGCTTTGGCGCAACAACATGGCGATAGCGCACAACATGCTGAGCTACTGGCTTTTCATGCCGCTGTGTTATTGATGGGGGCGTTATTTTTACTTGCTATCTGCTTTGTGCGTCATCGTTAG
- a CDS encoding oleate hydratase, whose protein sequence is MAAAAFAIRDAQVPPQHIHILEELDISGGAMDGGHTPNAAKAWVTRGGRMLTDETYLCLWDLFSSIPSLENPDISVREECLEFNARIQTHAQARLIDAQHVIVDAEKLGLNTLHRAQMLRLLASKEERIGSRRIDEFFDDSFFACNFWRMWRTTFAFQKWHSAAELRRYFLRFIQELPRIHTLAGVKRTKYNQYDSMILPLQRWLQAQGVDVRFGHYVEDADFVEDEQTGQRRATRLYVKLPEGSEQIDLPAHDLAIFTLGSITADSRYATQDDVPELIRDRLDHGWSLWQKISQKAPDFGRPMTFCGNVDEHKWESFTLTLKDDVLLNRIIEYTGNQPGTGALMTWFESGWHLSIVVPAQPHFADLPDGSYTLWGYGFQIDHIGDYIKKPMSEATGTEILTELILQLGFDDILTHVLANTEITTVMMPYASALFACRKPGDRPLVIPKGAENFAFVGQFVEIEDDVVFTVEYSVRGAMQAIYHFFAVPREIPEIYNGLLDPKVGLKALEAVFH, encoded by the coding sequence ATGGCCGCAGCTGCATTCGCGATACGTGATGCTCAAGTGCCGCCACAACATATTCATATTTTAGAGGAATTAGATATTTCGGGGGGTGCAATGGATGGTGGGCATACACCAAATGCCGCCAAAGCATGGGTGACGCGTGGCGGACGTATGTTGACCGATGAAACTTATTTATGTTTATGGGATTTATTTTCGAGTATTCCATCATTAGAAAACCCAGATATTTCTGTCCGAGAAGAATGCCTTGAATTCAATGCGCGTATTCAGACACATGCACAAGCGCGTTTGATTGATGCACAACATGTTATTGTCGATGCAGAAAAATTAGGTTTAAACACGTTACATCGCGCACAAATGTTACGCCTTTTAGCATCAAAAGAGGAACGTATTGGTAGTCGGCGTATCGATGAGTTTTTTGACGATAGTTTCTTTGCATGCAATTTTTGGCGGATGTGGCGTACAACTTTTGCTTTTCAGAAGTGGCATAGTGCTGCTGAGTTACGCCGTTATTTTCTGCGTTTTATTCAGGAGTTACCTCGTATCCATACCCTAGCTGGTGTGAAGCGTACAAAATACAATCAATATGATTCCATGATTTTACCGCTACAGCGTTGGTTACAAGCACAAGGTGTTGATGTGCGCTTTGGACATTATGTAGAAGATGCCGATTTTGTTGAGGATGAACAGACTGGGCAGCGCCGTGCAACACGCTTATATGTCAAACTGCCAGAAGGTTCTGAACAAATAGATTTACCAGCACATGATCTCGCTATTTTTACCCTAGGCTCAATCACAGCTGATTCTCGATATGCTACTCAAGATGATGTACCTGAATTGATTCGTGATCGTTTGGATCATGGTTGGAGTTTATGGCAAAAAATTTCTCAAAAAGCCCCAGATTTTGGTCGTCCCATGACATTTTGTGGCAATGTGGACGAGCATAAATGGGAGTCTTTTACGTTGACCTTAAAAGATGATGTTTTGCTCAATCGTATTATTGAATATACGGGAAATCAACCGGGTACGGGTGCATTAATGACATGGTTTGAGTCGGGATGGCATTTGTCAATTGTTGTTCCTGCACAGCCCCATTTTGCAGACCTACCTGATGGAAGCTATACCTTGTGGGGCTATGGTTTCCAGATTGATCATATTGGCGATTATATTAAAAAACCGATGAGTGAAGCGACAGGGACAGAGATATTAACAGAGCTTATTTTACAGTTAGGTTTTGATGATATTTTAACGCATGTATTAGCAAATACCGAGATAACGACCGTGATGATGCCTTATGCCTCGGCATTATTTGCATGCCGTAAACCGGGGGATCGACCATTGGTTATTCCAAAGGGCGCTGAGAATTTTGCCTTTGTCGGTCAATTTGTGGAAATTGAAGATGACGTAGTCTTTACCGTGGAATATTCGGTACGTGGTGCGATGCAAGCAATTTATCATTTCTTTGCGGTTCCTAGAGAAATACCAGAAATTTATAATGGCTTACTGGATCCGAAAGTGGGCTTAAAAGCATTGGAAGCAGTCTTTCACTAA
- a CDS encoding ABC transporter ATP-binding protein, translated as MSHLILQAVDAHYANKKILQQIDLGPLAAGQLHVLLGANAAGKSTLLKRIYGELTGHGEIFWGAQSISKLKKEHPLFPRYVPQDTQMNSSMTVFEAILIPLKQSGAWQVSDADMRSIDQLMQQLAIAHLAARKIQHLSGGQRQLVAIAQALICQPKILLLDEPTSALDLHHQFELLRLLKQIAKAQQICILTILHDINLALNFADSLSVLHQGEIYASGTPQQVITPQMLADVYRVRAHLLHSHHQQAVVVVEAAL; from the coding sequence ATGAGTCATTTAATTCTTCAAGCCGTCGATGCACACTATGCCAATAAAAAAATTTTGCAACAGATCGACCTCGGTCCACTGGCAGCGGGACAATTACATGTCTTACTGGGTGCCAATGCTGCGGGTAAATCAACCTTATTAAAACGTATTTATGGTGAGTTAACAGGTCATGGGGAGATTTTTTGGGGCGCACAGTCCATATCTAAGTTAAAAAAAGAACACCCTCTTTTTCCGCGCTATGTGCCACAAGATACCCAAATGAACTCCAGCATGACAGTGTTTGAAGCAATCCTCATTCCACTCAAACAATCTGGTGCTTGGCAAGTTTCTGATGCAGATATGCGCAGCATCGATCAACTCATGCAACAACTCGCCATTGCACATTTAGCCGCACGGAAAATTCAACATCTCAGCGGTGGGCAACGACAATTGGTTGCCATTGCACAAGCCCTCATCTGCCAGCCAAAAATTTTATTATTGGATGAACCGACCAGCGCCTTAGACTTACACCATCAATTTGAGTTATTACGCTTACTCAAACAGATCGCCAAAGCACAACAGATCTGTATCTTGACCATTTTGCATGATATCAATTTGGCTTTGAACTTTGCAGATAGCCTTAGTGTACTCCACCAAGGCGAAATCTATGCCAGCGGTACCCCACAACAGGTGATCACGCCTCAAATGCTTGCCGATGTGTATCGAGTACGCGCCCATTTGCTACATAGCCACCACCAACAAGCCGTGGTGGTGGTCGAGGCTGCACTTTAA
- a CDS encoding TonB-dependent siderophore receptor, with amino-acid sequence MEPIFFPVKRLVMALQQCAFACCTSTCFATSLMLMPLNSFAAPNSDDDDITVLPTIVYAASENTQQDPYGLSKKVQVANKIAVDLAETPQSINVVSQQQMALQQAHSSSEALRYSAGLNSEKFGGFGSYLDLTRIRGVDADYYLDGIRVVSNPGSWLPQIDAFGLEKIEVLRGPASATYGQGLGGGVVNQISKRPQEESRHAIQIGYGRYDEKRLGLDSTGPLNQSGSLLYRTVVSALDSDNQIQNSHHRRLYFAPSITWRPNAQLDWTVMGSYTREPELPNYNALPAVFYGLNQSTYPALDRHQSYTDYRANSSSRTQKSLSSLLQYRLNEQWRLVSNARYMHIDSDIYRSIVYGYQEQNGRPMLKGYYEDTPATVSTFSIDQYITGQFNTGALGHDLAVGVDYTTGTLKNALYSVGPILFDPYQPPYHTEVTPDFSSSYAAPWKEQQDFDRIGFYVQDQLSYQGWRLNVAARYDHAKNDQKTNIYSPNVTELNQNEKKWSYRGALSYVFEQGWVPYISYSTAFDPILGTKHDGSLFVPVETKQTELGLKYKMPNQQLLLTAAIFQLNQTNLKTGDAEHLGFNLQAGEVRSRGLDLQAIGKLTPQININAGYTYLDNELIKDTTYQGKGLTQTPEHSATLWLDYHFDRTMLAGLTLGTGVRYLGSSYGDPKNHFKVPAATLWDISLHYALDAMLPSLKQSSIALKVDNVSNKHYVASCTSQMYCFVGQDRNVRLSFDYQW; translated from the coding sequence ATGGAACCCATCTTTTTTCCGGTTAAGCGCTTGGTGATGGCATTGCAACAATGCGCATTCGCATGCTGTACATCAACGTGTTTTGCTACCAGCTTAATGTTGATGCCCTTGAATAGTTTTGCTGCGCCAAATAGCGATGATGATGACATTACCGTATTACCTACCATTGTTTATGCGGCTTCTGAGAATACGCAACAAGATCCCTATGGTTTATCTAAAAAAGTACAGGTTGCCAATAAAATTGCAGTCGATCTTGCTGAAACACCACAGTCGATTAATGTGGTGAGCCAGCAACAAATGGCATTGCAACAAGCACACAGTAGCAGTGAAGCCTTACGTTATAGTGCGGGGTTAAATAGTGAAAAGTTTGGTGGCTTTGGTAGTTATTTAGATTTAACTCGGATTCGTGGGGTTGATGCAGATTATTATCTCGATGGAATCCGTGTGGTGAGTAACCCGGGTAGCTGGTTACCGCAAATCGATGCATTTGGATTAGAAAAAATTGAAGTATTACGAGGACCAGCATCGGCTACATATGGTCAGGGCTTGGGGGGTGGTGTGGTTAACCAGATCAGTAAAAGACCGCAAGAAGAGAGTCGTCACGCTATACAAATTGGTTATGGGCGCTATGATGAAAAACGTTTAGGTCTTGATAGTACTGGTCCATTAAATCAGTCGGGGAGTTTATTATATCGTACGGTTGTGAGTGCATTAGACAGTGATAATCAAATTCAAAATAGCCATCATCGTCGTTTGTATTTTGCGCCATCCATCACATGGCGTCCCAATGCACAATTAGACTGGACTGTAATGGGCAGTTATACCAGAGAACCAGAACTGCCCAATTATAATGCTCTACCTGCAGTATTTTATGGTTTGAACCAAAGTACTTATCCGGCATTGGACCGTCATCAGAGTTATACAGATTATCGTGCGAATAGCTCATCTCGTACGCAAAAGTCGCTGAGTTCATTGCTGCAATATCGTTTGAATGAACAATGGCGTTTGGTGAGTAATGCACGTTATATGCATATTGACTCAGATATTTATCGTAGCATTGTTTATGGTTATCAAGAGCAGAATGGTCGCCCAATGTTGAAAGGCTATTATGAGGATACCCCAGCGACAGTTTCAACTTTTTCTATTGACCAGTATATTACAGGGCAATTCAATACTGGAGCGCTTGGGCATGATTTAGCCGTTGGTGTGGATTATACGACGGGCACATTAAAAAATGCCTTATATAGTGTAGGTCCTATTTTATTTGATCCTTATCAACCGCCTTATCATACCGAAGTGACACCTGACTTTAGCAGCAGTTATGCGGCACCATGGAAAGAACAACAAGATTTTGATCGGATTGGTTTTTATGTGCAGGATCAATTGTCCTATCAGGGATGGCGCTTGAATGTTGCAGCACGTTATGACCATGCTAAAAATGATCAGAAAACCAATATTTATTCTCCAAACGTGACAGAGCTAAATCAGAATGAAAAAAAATGGAGCTATCGTGGTGCCTTGAGTTATGTATTTGAACAGGGCTGGGTGCCTTATATCAGTTATTCCACCGCATTTGATCCAATACTCGGCACTAAACATGACGGCAGTTTATTTGTGCCTGTGGAAACCAAACAAACTGAGCTTGGCTTAAAATATAAAATGCCCAATCAGCAGTTATTGTTGACAGCAGCTATTTTTCAGCTCAATCAAACCAATTTAAAAACTGGCGATGCTGAACATTTGGGCTTTAATTTACAAGCGGGTGAAGTGCGTAGTCGGGGCTTAGACTTACAAGCCATTGGAAAATTAACCCCACAGATTAATATCAATGCTGGCTATACTTATTTAGATAATGAGTTGATTAAAGACACGACCTATCAAGGTAAAGGATTGACACAAACCCCTGAGCATAGTGCAACGCTGTGGTTAGATTATCATTTCGATCGTACGATGTTGGCGGGTTTAACCTTAGGTACTGGGGTACGTTATTTGGGATCGAGTTATGGCGATCCTAAAAATCATTTTAAAGTTCCGGCAGCAACATTATGGGATATCAGCCTGCATTATGCTTTGGATGCAATGCTACCCAGCTTAAAACAATCGAGTATCGCATTGAAAGTCGATAATGTCAGCAATAAACACTATGTGGCGAGCTGTACTTCGCAAATGTATTGCTTTGTCGGTCAAGACCGTAATGTTCGTCTTAGCTTCGACTATCAATGGTAA
- the hisC gene encoding histidinol-phosphate transaminase, protein MSQCTAQQQRFWSPEVRQLEPYVPGEQPKIDNLLKLNTNENPYPPSPKVVAAVQQLLQHDAACLRLYPDPDASALKQAIATQQGVDSTHVFVGNGSDEVLAHIFKAFFRQPRPLLYPDISYSFYPVYSQFFAIESKMIALNEHFEIDVEDYQQANGGIIIANPNAPTSIALPLQQIERLLQAHPDSVVVIDEAYVDFGAESAVSLVTRYENLLVCQTTSKSRSLAGLRVGYAIAQPHLIQALEAVKNSFNSYPIDRFAIAAAVASFQDQDYFAARCQQVIEDREQLIAQLSALGFEVLPSKANFIFARHPAHDAADLAQQLREHGIIVRYFNKARIDQFLRITVGTPAQHQRLLDTLQQHILKS, encoded by the coding sequence ATGTCACAATGCACCGCACAACAACAACGTTTTTGGAGTCCAGAAGTTCGTCAGCTTGAGCCCTATGTGCCTGGCGAACAACCTAAAATCGATAATTTACTCAAACTCAATACCAACGAAAACCCTTATCCACCTTCGCCGAAAGTGGTCGCAGCAGTGCAACAGTTATTGCAACATGATGCTGCATGTTTACGTTTATATCCAGACCCTGATGCCAGTGCATTAAAACAAGCAATCGCTACACAGCAAGGGGTAGACAGTACACATGTTTTTGTGGGCAATGGTTCAGATGAAGTGTTGGCACATATCTTTAAAGCCTTCTTTCGTCAGCCACGCCCCTTATTGTATCCAGATATCAGTTATAGTTTTTATCCAGTCTATAGCCAGTTTTTTGCCATCGAAAGCAAAATGATTGCGCTGAATGAACACTTTGAAATTGATGTCGAAGATTATCAGCAGGCGAATGGTGGCATTATTATTGCCAATCCCAATGCACCGACCAGTATTGCTTTGCCATTGCAGCAGATTGAGCGTCTATTGCAAGCGCATCCAGACAGTGTGGTGGTCATTGACGAGGCTTATGTCGATTTTGGTGCTGAGTCAGCAGTGAGTTTGGTCACACGTTATGAAAACTTGCTGGTCTGTCAAACCACGTCTAAGTCACGCTCATTGGCAGGATTACGGGTCGGTTATGCCATTGCACAACCGCATTTGATTCAGGCACTAGAAGCGGTTAAAAATAGTTTTAACTCTTATCCAATCGACCGTTTTGCCATTGCCGCTGCGGTGGCTTCATTTCAAGATCAGGATTATTTTGCTGCGCGTTGTCAGCAGGTAATTGAGGATCGTGAGCAATTAATAGCACAGTTGAGCGCTTTAGGATTTGAAGTCTTACCATCCAAAGCAAACTTTATTTTTGCCCGTCACCCTGCACATGATGCCGCAGACTTAGCACAACAACTGCGCGAACACGGCATCATCGTGCGCTATTTTAATAAAGCGCGTATTGACCAATTTCTGCGAATTACAGTGGGGACGCCAGCCCAGCACCAACGGCTCTTAGACACTTTGCAGCAGCATATTTTAAAGTCTTAA
- a CDS encoding TetR/AcrR family transcriptional regulator → MSSQSQIASAKTRQRRTKPAEVRIDELMNAAQTLFLEKGVEATTISEIIASVGVAKGTFYHYFESKQHIIEALKKRYIDYFIEALDQAVAQCDPEDWVSQFKVWVSANIQTYLDSYPVHDIVFGVHHHERKNNEKNMVVEQLLGILTGGEQAGIWRLEQPHLTALLIYCGVHGVADEAIANQLKDISDFSEHIAQQYLNMLRAE, encoded by the coding sequence ATGTCATCTCAATCTCAAATCGCCTCCGCCAAGACGCGCCAAAGACGCACTAAGCCAGCAGAAGTTCGTATTGATGAGCTCATGAATGCCGCGCAAACGTTATTTTTAGAAAAAGGGGTTGAGGCAACCACCATCAGCGAAATTATTGCCAGTGTGGGTGTTGCCAAAGGTACGTTCTATCACTATTTTGAGTCTAAGCAGCATATTATTGAAGCCTTAAAAAAGCGTTATATCGATTATTTTATTGAAGCTTTAGATCAAGCCGTTGCGCAATGTGACCCAGAGGATTGGGTGAGCCAATTCAAAGTTTGGGTCTCTGCCAATATTCAGACTTATTTAGACAGCTATCCTGTGCATGATATTGTTTTTGGGGTGCATCATCATGAACGCAAAAATAATGAAAAAAATATGGTGGTTGAGCAATTGCTTGGAATTTTAACTGGGGGGGAGCAGGCTGGAATCTGGCGGCTTGAGCAACCTCATTTAACCGCGCTCTTGATTTACTGCGGGGTACATGGTGTTGCCGATGAAGCGATTGCCAATCAACTGAAAGATATTTCTGACTTTTCAGAGCACATCGCGCAGCAGTATTTAAATATGCTGCGCGCTGAATAG
- a CDS encoding FecCD family ABC transporter permease, producing the protein MSHHYQKLVHRRLIILLLLALITLLAFMAELALGPANYSLGAISRALLGQSSDQALNMVLWDIRLPIALTAVLVGASLSIAGLQMQTVLNNPLASPFTLGLSSAASFGAALTIVLGISFLPEQWLVYAVSVNAFLCSMLAAAFIYYFSQRHQASTEMIVLLGTSLVFTFSALTDALQYISPEQAISAVVFWNMGSLARTNWVKLAIVALCFISCFCVFARQSWALTALKLGNNRAKSFGISVASLRLQGILLSSVLAACCVAFVGVIGFVGLIGPHIARLLVGDDQRFLLPASALSGALLLSCASVASKTLVTGQSIPIGIVTAFVGVPLFLILIVRAVKL; encoded by the coding sequence ATGAGTCATCATTATCAAAAATTAGTGCACCGCCGCTTAATCATCTTGCTGCTATTGGCACTGATCACCTTATTGGCATTTATGGCTGAATTGGCACTCGGTCCTGCCAACTACAGTCTAGGGGCAATCAGCCGCGCCCTATTGGGACAATCTTCAGACCAAGCCTTAAATATGGTGCTTTGGGATATTCGTTTACCCATAGCCCTAACCGCAGTCTTGGTCGGAGCCAGTCTGTCTATTGCGGGCTTACAAATGCAGACGGTCCTCAATAACCCCCTTGCCAGCCCATTTACCCTCGGGCTTTCTTCTGCCGCAAGTTTTGGTGCGGCACTCACCATTGTACTGGGCATTAGTTTCTTGCCTGAGCAATGGTTGGTGTATGCGGTATCGGTAAATGCTTTTTTATGTAGCATGTTGGCAGCAGCTTTCATTTACTATTTTAGTCAACGTCATCAAGCCAGTACCGAAATGATTGTGTTACTCGGCACCAGTTTGGTATTTACCTTTAGTGCCCTCACCGATGCGCTACAGTATATTTCACCAGAACAGGCAATCTCTGCCGTAGTATTTTGGAATATGGGCAGCCTTGCACGAACCAATTGGGTCAAACTAGCCATTGTTGCGCTCTGCTTTATCAGTTGTTTTTGCGTATTTGCTCGTCAATCATGGGCACTAACTGCACTGAAGCTGGGCAATAACCGCGCCAAAAGCTTTGGCATCTCTGTAGCAAGTCTACGTTTACAAGGGATTTTATTGAGCAGTGTTTTGGCTGCTTGCTGTGTAGCCTTTGTTGGCGTGATTGGTTTTGTCGGGCTGATTGGCCCTCATATTGCCCGTCTATTGGTTGGCGATGATCAACGTTTTTTATTGCCTGCTTCAGCTTTATCTGGCGCACTTTTACTCTCTTGTGCATCTGTTGCCAGCAAAACCTTAGTCACAGGGCAAAGTATTCCGATTGGTATTGTCACCGCCTTTGTCGGTGTTCCTTTATTTCTTATTTTGATCGTGCGAGCAGTTAAATTATGA
- a CDS encoding ABC transporter substrate-binding protein: protein MKKLAFLLYLYVLLCSTTAWTQQQFQAFMLQDLAKQQIQIKRPIEKVILANGNLAYAVALINPTTNPFQRILAWGDGFKVSDYTGYQAYQRRFPALSSIYTFKDNDVSSVNLEKIISLRPDVVVFNLSSKSTVDASKFPSTLSKLGIAIVYVDFSLDSANNTAPSIAILGQIFQQNDKAKRFNQFRQQQIDLVMQTIKKIPAQHKRPQVFIERAAGLYDECCLSYGRHNLGRLIHQLGADNIAERWIKGYGMVHPEQLMTSHPDLIIMTGADWKYYSPYGQWINLGPGIDISKSRRSMLGLLQRPAYKYLTAVKQQRVYALWHPFYDSPYQFIAMQQIAKWLYPDIFKDLNPEQNFQKLHHQFLPIPYQAGYWFNMDKNS, encoded by the coding sequence ATGAAAAAACTCGCCTTTCTGCTTTATCTCTATGTCCTGTTGTGCAGTACAACAGCTTGGACACAACAGCAGTTTCAAGCATTCATGCTACAAGATCTCGCAAAACAACAAATCCAGATCAAACGACCTATCGAAAAAGTAATTTTAGCCAATGGTAACTTGGCCTATGCCGTTGCCCTCATCAACCCGACTACAAATCCCTTTCAACGTATTCTAGCCTGGGGCGATGGCTTTAAAGTATCGGACTATACTGGATACCAAGCTTATCAACGGCGTTTTCCGGCATTGTCATCCATTTATACCTTTAAAGACAATGATGTCAGCAGCGTCAATCTAGAAAAAATTATTTCACTGCGTCCAGATGTCGTGGTGTTCAACCTCAGTAGTAAGTCCACGGTCGATGCCTCGAAATTTCCATCGACACTCAGCAAGTTAGGTATTGCAATCGTCTATGTCGATTTTAGTTTAGACAGTGCCAATAACACTGCACCAAGTATTGCCATCTTAGGGCAAATTTTTCAACAAAATGACAAAGCCAAACGCTTCAATCAATTTCGTCAACAGCAGATAGATTTGGTAATGCAAACAATCAAAAAAATACCAGCACAGCATAAACGCCCACAAGTTTTTATTGAACGTGCCGCCGGATTGTATGATGAATGTTGTCTATCTTATGGGCGACATAATCTCGGACGGTTGATCCATCAACTCGGCGCAGACAATATTGCTGAACGTTGGATCAAAGGCTATGGCATGGTGCATCCAGAACAGCTCATGACCAGCCATCCAGATCTCATCATCATGACTGGTGCGGATTGGAAATACTATTCGCCCTATGGGCAATGGATCAATCTTGGACCGGGTATCGATATTTCTAAAAGTCGTCGCAGTATGTTGGGCTTGTTACAACGCCCAGCTTATAAATATCTCACGGCAGTTAAACAACAACGTGTTTATGCTCTCTGGCATCCATTCTATGACAGCCCCTATCAATTTATTGCAATGCAACAAATTGCCAAATGGCTCTACCCCGATATTTTTAAAGATCTCAATCCTGAACAGAACTTCCAAAAACTGCATCATCAGTTCCTGCCCATTCCGTATCAAGCAGGTTATTGGTTCAATATGGACAAAAATTCATGA